CTGAATGCTACGTTGGTCCATTCTCCAAGCAAAGAAGATAATGCCTGCAAGACCGGTTAGCGGTAATAAGAACTTACTGGTAAGTTTGTCTAGTGCATCAAAGATGCCGTTGCCCATGATAGTAAAGTCGCTCCATAGGTTAAACGACAATAGCGCAGCGATACCCAATAGCCAAATCACGGTACTAGCAGCAATGGTAGACATCGTACGGTTCATAGATGTGCGTTCTTCTAAGAACTCGACACTTGGCTCTAGCAATGATATCGACGATGTCACAGCAGCAAAGGTAATCAATAAGAAGAACAAAGTACCAATAATCGTACCACCAGCCATGCTACCAAAAGCAATCGGTAGACTGACAAAAATCAAACCAGGACCTGATGCAGGATCAAGACCATTGCTAAAGATGATTGGGAAAATGGCCAAACCAGCTGCTAAGGCAATAACTGTATCTAAAATAACAACCGTACGAGCAGTTTTTAGTAAGTTCACTTCACGACCTAAGTATGAACCATAAGCCACCATGATGCCCATACCAATAGATAGGGTAAAGAAAGCATGACCCAATGCCGCTAGCATTACATCAACGGTCAACTTGCTCAAATCAGGTGCAAACAAGTAATTAACCGCTTCACCAAAACCACCATTTATCACGTTATAACCAACAATGATAAATAAAATCACACCCAGTAATGGCATCATGATTTTAGCAGCGTTTTCAATACCGCGTGTCACACCAATACCTACGATAAGTGCAGTAATGATCATAAATACCGTATGCCAAATCGTTAGCGTACCTGCTGATGCTAGCATTCCATCAAAGGTTGCAGCGACAGAGTCACTGTTTTGACCGGCAAAACTGCCCGTGCCAACTTTAGTGATATAGTTCAGCGCCCAGCCACCGATGACACTATAAAAAGAGAGAATTAAAAAACCACCTAAGATACCAGTTGCACCGACAATACCCCAGCTACTTGACTTACCTTCACTAACAGCAACATCTTTAAAGGTATTAATAGGATTCTTTTGACCACGGCGACCAATGAGCCACTCAGCGACCAATACAGGAAAACCAACCAAAGCAATACAGAACAAATAGGCAATAACAAAAGCTGAACCACCGCTTTCACCTACCATATAAGGGAATTTCCAAATATTTCCTAAGCCGACTGCCGAGCCTACTGCTGCAAGTACGAAGCCAAAACTTGAGCTCCACTGCGCATGATCTTGTTTATTACTAGCCATTTTTCCTTCCTCATGCTTCAATTAATATTGCTTATAATCATCCTTGATTATTATAAATAGCTGTCCATAATATTTGACTATTTACTCTATGCATCAATGTGATGCATCCAGCAACATTAAGAAAGAATTGTTTACATTGTTGTAGAGGCTCAGTTTCTGCTAAGCAACTAAAAAAGTCAAGTAATCATAAATATAAAAAGCCATAACTATTAGTTATGGCTTTTTATATTTATGATTACTATTTATAACATTTAGTTTCGGTGGTAAAAACTATTTAAAATGAGCTACTGATGTATCAAAACAGAATTTAGCGCACGACTCCGCGGCGACTTTTCTGTAGCGAATCGATTAAAAATTCGATTTTTGACTCTTTTGGCAGCAGATCTTGTTTCAATACTTCAAGTGCTTGCACTGTCGTTAAACCAGATCTGAATACCACACGATAAGCTTGACGCAGCACGTCGATGCTATCTTTAGACCAGCCTTTACGGCGCATACCTTCAATATTAAGACCATGTGCCTTAGCAGGATTACCTGAAACCATGGTAAACGCCGCTACATCTTTTAAGACCAACGTTGCACCACCAACCAAACTATAATCATCAATTGTACAAAACTGATGAATGCCTGAATTGCCACCGACAATAATATGATTGCCAATGGTAACGTGACCTGCGACGCCAACATTATTAGCCAATACATTATGGTCGCCAATCAAGCAATCATGAGCCACATGAGTGTTAACCATGAGCAAGTTATGGTTGCCAATTTTTGTCAACCCACCATCTTGCTCAGTACCACGGTGCAAGCTACAGGCTTCTCGAATGGTATTATGATCACCAATCTCAAGCCAAGTACGCTCACCTGCGTATTTGAGGTCTTGCGGGTCTTCGCCAATGCTTGAAAATTGATAAAACTGATTGTATTCACCGATACGAGTCAATCTAGTGACGACCACGTGGCGATGCAATACAGTATGTGCACCAATAGTAACCTCATCACCGACAATACAGTAAGGGCCAATGGTTGCGGTTTTATCAATCGTAGCAGACGGTGAGATGAGTGCTGTGGGATGGATCTGACTCATAATAGAGGCCTTTGTATCATCGAATGCAATTAAATTAGTAAAACAAATACAGACAGCTTAGTGAAATTAACTAGCCTAAAGCTGCCTTTGTTAAAAAATAAGATGATGCTATTAAATAAGCATTCACATCATGGTTTAGATGTTTCATGCATTATTCAAAGTGACTAATGCGGTTTATTGCTCCTGACGGGCAATCATAATCTGAGCACTAACCGCAAGCTCATCTTCAACATGTACAGTACAATCAAACTTATACATACCCTGCTTTTGCATCACAATTTTAGAGCGGATAATCAGCTGATCACCAGGGATAACACGGCGCTTAAAGCGCACTTTATCAACCCCTGCGAACAAGTATAAATAGCCATCTTCTGCCGTCAGTCCTGCACTAATAAAACCCAGAACACCTGATACCTGAGCCATGCACTCAACCATCAATACGCCTGGCATGATAGGCTCATCAGGGAAATGCCCATTAAAAAACTCTTCATTAATGGTGACGTTTTTTATGCCCGTAATACATTCGCCTGGTGTACAAGCAACTATCTTATCCACCAATAAAAATGGGTAACGATGTGGCAAATAATGCTTTAATGTATGATAAGTTAATGGCAACGTTAACCCTTGTTCAGCCAAGCTTTTGATGTCTTCTGCCGTTGGGTTATCAATATTGCTAGTGCTCATAGTAGCGCTTCCTTGCTGTATTTAAAGTCTTGCTTGAGAGTAAAGCTTTGCTGAGTTTTAATATTATAAATAATCTAAGTATCAATTTTCTTTAACTATGAATCTTTAAACGCTAATCACGACCAAGCTGGCGAAAACGGACAGCCGCACGGCGCCAGTTAGCAGTTGGCATAGCAGCCGTGCCAGAAGAGTAAGATCCGGCAGTGGTGATTGACTTAGTGACCATAGTCATACCCGATAAGGTAACATCATCTGTGATATCAATATGTCCGGTAATACCGACCGCCCCGCCAATAATGCAGCGTTTGCCAATTGTAGTACTACCTGCAATACCTGTATGAGCAGCGATAGCCGTACCATCACCAATACGGACGTTGTGTGCTACTTGTACGAGGTTATCAATAATAACATGATTTCCAATCACCGTATCATCGATGGCACCGCGATCTATACAGGTTTGACTGCCAATGCGTACATGATCACCTATCAGCACACGCCCTAACTGTGCAATACGCTCCCAACCTGTGACACTAGGATTGGCAGTGGGTGCAAAGCCAAAGCCTTCCGAGCCTATCGTCACCCCAGCGTGCAACCTAACATGACTACCAATAATACAGTCATGTCCTATCACCACTTGTGATTTGATAACACCATCTGTACCAATGGTAGTATTATCCTCGATGACTACATGAGCCTCAAGCACGCTGCGATCACCAATCTGCACTTGCTCACCGATGACACAAAAAGCGCCGATAGTCACTTTATTGCCAATAACGGCACTGTCGGCGATGAAGGCTGTCGGATGAATACCGCTAAATGAATGTTGGCGAGCAAAAATTTGACTCACACTAGCATAAGCCAAATAAGGGACAGCAACAATTAAAGCTACCGTATCATTTGGCACTTCTTCATGATGCTCTTCAGTGATGAGTACTGCCCCAGCATCAGTATTAGCTAGACTAGAAAGATAGTGAGGATTGGCCAAAAAGCTCAACTGCTGCCGATTAGCCATCGTTAAATTACCAATACCCTCTAAGGATAGACGGCGCTGCTCAGCGCTAAGCTCAGCCTTGTTAAGAACAGGCTGACGCTGCTCAATCTGGGAGATGAGTTGCTCAATCGTTATCATAATCAGTATTAGTATTGGCAGGAATGAGAGGGTCGTCAAGTTGAGATATCATCTTGACGACCGGCTAAATCTAACGAACGCTTCAATTACCTAAAGGGCTGAATAACAAGAATCAAACCCTTTACCTAATAACATGTAAGTAGCAAGCGCTTAGAAAGTGTTACCAATTTGGAACTGGACTTTTTCAGTCTCATCGCCTTCTTTGTCACCGATAGGTACAGCATAGCTCAAAGAAATCGGACCAATTGGCGTATACCAAGTGACGCCTAAACCGGCACTAAAGCGCAATTTATTGTCCTGTGTTAATAGGGGTACACCAGTATCGTCGCCCGTAGCTGGATCAATAAAGGTGCGATTTTCTTTGTCAGTGGTATCAAATACCTGACCACCTTCAGCAAATAGTACTGGACGTACTTGATCCGCCCAATCGCCTTTAAATGGCATTGGTAAAATCAATTCAGTACCAAAGCTGACTAGCGCATTACCACCAACTTCTTCGTCTTTAAAACGCACATCATCATTTATCGCATCATTGTAGCTTTGTGATTTAGGTCCAAGCGTTGATGCTTCATAACCACGTACTGAACCATAACCACCAGCATAGAAGTTTTCATAAAACGGTAAATTGTTACCATAACCAAGCTTGGTATAACCGCGAGCAACCCAATCTTTATAGATAGGTTGATAAATGTTACCACGATAAACCAGTTTCTGATAACTGGCATCACCTAAGCCAATAGTCGCATCGACTGTATGACTCATGCCTTTATTCGGAAATACGGGACGATCTAAAGTGCTGTAATCCCAACCGAATAGTAAGTTGTAGCTTTGATATTCGTTTTTAAAGCCCGTACGACCAGAGAATTCATCTTGATCATTATTGAATTTCTCGAACGTACCACCGTCATCTATAATCTGCTGAACGCTTGATACACCTAGACGGCTACCGCCACGTACTGTGGTGTTATCAACGTTTAAGCCCGCACTCACACGTTTGGTTTCATCAACCGGATAGCTATAGTTCAACGTTGCACCATAAGCGTCGGTAACATAGTTACTAACGTTTCGATCATCGTATTTGGTTTCACGGTAATAAGCGCTGATACCTTGTGATACACCATTTTCTGTGAAATACGGATCGGTATATCCCAAGCTATAAGAATCACGTGTCTCTGAGCGTGACAAAGAAGCTTTAACGCGGTCACCAGTACCCATAAAGTTATTTTGGGTAAGATCTAACTGGAAGGTAACACCGCCACTTTGTGAATAACCGGCAGCAATGGTTGAGCTACCAGATGGCTGCTCTTCAACCGTATAGTTTACATCGACTTGGTCTGGTTGATTAGGAACCGGCTTCACATCAACGTTAACATTTTTAAAAAATCCTGTGCGCATCAAACGCGTACGTGACAGCTGAATCTTATCACTAGAAGCCAATGACCCTTCCAACTGACGCATTTCACGGCGCAATACTTCATCTTGGGTTTTTAAGTTACCAGTAAAATTGATACGGCGCACATAAATAGGACGTGCAGGATCAATATAATAATCGATATCGACTACTTTGGTCTCATCATTGATACGGGGTACTGGTCTGATTTGCGCTAAATAATAACCCTCATTACCATAACGACTCTTAAGAGCGGCAGTGGTGGCATCAAGCTTGGCTTGTGAGTACTTTTCTTTAGCACCAAAAGTGACCAGCTCTTTTAATTTACTGGTTTCAAAAGTTGGCTTACCTAAGAAATTAATTTCGCCAAACTGATATTGCTCGCCTTCGCTAAGACTGACTTCGATAAATACACTGCTCTTATCTTCACTGATATTGAGCACCGCATTGTCTACCGAAAAGCGTACATAACCATCATTTAGGTACAGGGCTTTTAAATTTTCTAAACTTGCCGCGAGCTTCTCTTTCGCATAACGATCAGATTTAGATAATAGACGCGTCCACGAGGACTCTTTTACTGCAAAGACTTCTTTAATTTCTTTATCACTAAAGTGCTTATTACCAATGATATTGATATCAACTACTTTGGCCGGCTTGCCTTCGATAAAGCGCACATCAAGTTTGACGCGGTTGCCATCAAGCAGCGTCTGATCGACTTCAATATTACTATTGTAATAACCTTGGCTGATATATTGCTGTTGTAGCTCGTTTGCAACGCCTTGTAGGGTTGCTTGCTTAAGCACATTACCCACATCAAGACCTGCATTATTTAAGCCTTGCTCAAGCCCTTCTTTGGGAATAAGTTTGTTGCCATCAAAATTAACTTCTGCAATCGTCGGACGTTCAACGACATCAAAGCGCAGCTTGCCGCCTTCGATACGGCTTTGAATGTCAGCAAAGTTTTCGGTGGCATATAGTGCTTTGATACTGGCAGCCAGATTTGCATCATTGACCGTATCACCTATTGTAATAGGCAGTACTGGATATAAACTATCAGGTGTTAGGCGTTGTAGACCATTAAAGCCAATATCAGTGACCACAAATTCTGCAGCCTGAACCGGCATACTCATCATTGCTACAACTAACGGCAACCCAGCCGCGCTCATAAATAAAGGCGTACGCATAAACACTATCCGTCAATAAAAAACTTGCTTAAGTTAAGTTGAAAAGCACATCTTATCTGGTCTCTTTTGTGTCATATCGTAAACACTTAGGGAACAGACTCAGAACACTTTATATAAAACGCGTCATAAAATAAACTAAAATATAAAATTAGTACAGCAGCACGGCGATAAAAGAAATTGCTTATTAGCCTAACAATAGATACAGGATAAGCATAAAACCATTAGTCTATCGCATCTTACCGTGCAAGAAGTATGCTATATCATCAAAACAGCCGACTGATATCATTACCAATTGCTAACACCATGAAACCTGCCAGCAAGAGTAAACCAATATTTAAGCCTACCATTTGCACGCCTTCAGAGAGTGGCTTACCACGTATCAGCTCAATCAGATAATAGACAATATGACCGCCATCTAATACTGGAATGGGCAACAAATTCAAAACCGCAAGGCTCAAACTGATTAAGGCTGCGGTAGATAATACCATTTGCCAACTGATATCAAAACTTTGCTTAGCGACTTTTGCGATGGTAATCGGACCTGATAAGTTATCAAGACCTATCATACCTGATAGCATCTTGCCCATTGAGCTGACAGTCATAACAGCCAATTGCTCAGTTTTCTCAAACGATTTGATTAACGACTCAGCTGGACCATAGACCACCGTAGTTTTGTACGCATCAGGAATGACAATCTCAGACTGTGCCACCATAGCACCAATTTGTCCATAATCGTTACCTAAATTGTCTTTTTTACCTTGCGGCATAATCTGTAATTCAATCGGCTTATCATTACGTAACACGCTAAATGTAAGCAAAGTCTCAGGATTGTCACGGATAATACGAGTGGCGCTAATCCAGTCATTAATGGCTTCATCATTGATAGCAGTGATGCGGTCGCCAGCCTTGAGACCTTGACGACTTGCCGCGCCATCAGGCGTTACATCACCGACTATCGGTGCAATATTTGGTTGCCACGGTATCATACCAAAGCTTGATAAGGCATCTTTACCTTGTGCGGCACCTTGCATAAATTCTTTTACAGGTGCTTGATAAGTTTTGGTTGCATTATTATTGGCTTCTGATTGCAACGTCACGCTTATATTGGCTGTCTCGCCCATGCGCCCAGCAAGGCGATAATTAATCCCTTCCCACGTCTGTACGTCATGACCGTCAATCGCAACGATTTTATCACCGGCAGGCAACTGTGCTATCGCGGCAGGCGTATCCGGCAATACTTGACCAATCTTGGTGGCAAGCTGCTCTGAGGGAGTCATAAATAACACCCAGAACAATGCAATGGCAATAACGAAGTTCATGATAGGACCAGCAGCCACAATAGCTATTTTCTTAAGCGGATGCTGACGATTAAATGCTAAATGCTGCTCATCTTTTGCCACCTCACCTTCACGCTCATCAAGCATTTTGACATATCCACCAAGGGGTAATGCCGAGATACGATAATCAATGCCACTTTTTTTGCTGGTCCAGCCAAAAAGCTTAGGACCAAAACCAATAGAATATGTGAGCACTCTAACGCCGCAAAGACGCGCTACAATATAATGACCCCACTCATGCAAAGCAATAAGCGGACCTAAGACAAATATTGCCGCAAGGAGTGTTAATAGAAACGTCATGATCTTTTCTCAGTAGGTACTCTTAACATCATTATAAAGGCGATAGCACTTGATACATCTAAACCAATCTTGCCACCAGCTTCTCAGTATGCTGACGCGCTAGGTTATCGATTGCTAAAATCTCATCAATATCAGCCGTCTCAGTTAATGCCGACACTTGTATCTCATTCAATGCTTGCTCATTAATATCAGCAATATCCGTCAGACGAATTTGATTATTCAAAAATGCCGATACTGCAATCTCATTCGCCGCATTTAGAATGATGGTCGCGTGAGTACCCGTTTGCATCGCCTCTCGTGCCAGACGTAAGCAGGCAAATTTTTGCAAATCAGGCTCGATAAACTCTAAACCACTTAATGCAAATAAGTCTAATGGCTGCGAGCCACTGTCAATACGGTCAGGGTAGCTTAGCGCATGAGCGATGGGCGTTTTCATATCTGGGCTGCCAAGCTGCGCCAAAAAGCTGCCGTCGCTATATTCTACCATTGAGTGAATGATACTTTGTGGATGAATCACCACATTTATCTTATTTTCAGGCAAATCAAATAAATGACAGGCTTCAATCAGCTCAAGCCCCTTGTTCATCATCGTGGCAGAATCGACAGATATCTTTTGTCCCATCGACCAGTTTGGGTGTTTGACCGCTTCAGCGACACTAGCTTGCTGCATCTGCGTAAATGACTGCTGTAAGAACGGTCCACCAGAAGCGGTTAGCCATAGCTTACGCACGCCATGATTTAGTCGGTGAATTTGGGTATTATCCTGCTGAATGGCAAATGGTAAACACTGAAAGATAGCGTTATGTTCAGAATCAAGCGGCAGCAAAGTTG
The window above is part of the Psychrobacter cryohalolentis K5 genome. Proteins encoded here:
- a CDS encoding sodium-dependent transporter, coding for MASNKQDHAQWSSSFGFVLAAVGSAVGLGNIWKFPYMVGESGGSAFVIAYLFCIALVGFPVLVAEWLIGRRGQKNPINTFKDVAVSEGKSSSWGIVGATGILGGFLILSFYSVIGGWALNYITKVGTGSFAGQNSDSVAATFDGMLASAGTLTIWHTVFMIITALIVGIGVTRGIENAAKIMMPLLGVILFIIVGYNVINGGFGEAVNYLFAPDLSKLTVDVMLAALGHAFFTLSIGMGIMVAYGSYLGREVNLLKTARTVVILDTVIALAAGLAIFPIIFSNGLDPASGPGLIFVSLPIAFGSMAGGTIIGTLFFLLITFAAVTSSISLLEPSVEFLEERTSMNRTMSTIAASTVIWLLGIAALLSFNLWSDFTIMGNGIFDALDKLTSKFLLPLTGLAGIIFFAWRMDQRSIQQELNLSNGTWQIWQIVTKFVAPIAVIVVFVAALVG
- the lpxA gene encoding acyl-ACP--UDP-N-acetylglucosamine O-acyltransferase, whose product is MSQIHPTALISPSATIDKTATIGPYCIVGDEVTIGAHTVLHRHVVVTRLTRIGEYNQFYQFSSIGEDPQDLKYAGERTWLEIGDHNTIREACSLHRGTEQDGGLTKIGNHNLLMVNTHVAHDCLIGDHNVLANNVGVAGHVTIGNHIIVGGNSGIHQFCTIDDYSLVGGATLVLKDVAAFTMVSGNPAKAHGLNIEGMRRKGWSKDSIDVLRQAYRVVFRSGLTTVQALEVLKQDLLPKESKIEFLIDSLQKSRRGVVR
- the fabZ gene encoding 3-hydroxyacyl-ACP dehydratase FabZ, with product MSTSNIDNPTAEDIKSLAEQGLTLPLTYHTLKHYLPHRYPFLLVDKIVACTPGECITGIKNVTINEEFFNGHFPDEPIMPGVLMVECMAQVSGVLGFISAGLTAEDGYLYLFAGVDKVRFKRRVIPGDQLIIRSKIVMQKQGMYKFDCTVHVEDELAVSAQIMIARQEQ
- the lpxD gene encoding UDP-3-O-(3-hydroxymyristoyl)glucosamine N-acyltransferase, with the translated sequence MITIEQLISQIEQRQPVLNKAELSAEQRRLSLEGIGNLTMANRQQLSFLANPHYLSSLANTDAGAVLITEEHHEEVPNDTVALIVAVPYLAYASVSQIFARQHSFSGIHPTAFIADSAVIGNKVTIGAFCVIGEQVQIGDRSVLEAHVVIEDNTTIGTDGVIKSQVVIGHDCIIGSHVRLHAGVTIGSEGFGFAPTANPSVTGWERIAQLGRVLIGDHVRIGSQTCIDRGAIDDTVIGNHVIIDNLVQVAHNVRIGDGTAIAAHTGIAGSTTIGKRCIIGGAVGITGHIDITDDVTLSGMTMVTKSITTAGSYSSGTAAMPTANWRRAAVRFRQLGRD
- the bamA gene encoding outer membrane protein assembly factor BamA, whose amino-acid sequence is MRTPLFMSAAGLPLVVAMMSMPVQAAEFVVTDIGFNGLQRLTPDSLYPVLPITIGDTVNDANLAASIKALYATENFADIQSRIEGGKLRFDVVERPTIAEVNFDGNKLIPKEGLEQGLNNAGLDVGNVLKQATLQGVANELQQQYISQGYYNSNIEVDQTLLDGNRVKLDVRFIEGKPAKVVDINIIGNKHFSDKEIKEVFAVKESSWTRLLSKSDRYAKEKLAASLENLKALYLNDGYVRFSVDNAVLNISEDKSSVFIEVSLSEGEQYQFGEINFLGKPTFETSKLKELVTFGAKEKYSQAKLDATTAALKSRYGNEGYYLAQIRPVPRINDETKVVDIDYYIDPARPIYVRRINFTGNLKTQDEVLRREMRQLEGSLASSDKIQLSRTRLMRTGFFKNVNVDVKPVPNQPDQVDVNYTVEEQPSGSSTIAAGYSQSGGVTFQLDLTQNNFMGTGDRVKASLSRSETRDSYSLGYTDPYFTENGVSQGISAYYRETKYDDRNVSNYVTDAYGATLNYSYPVDETKRVSAGLNVDNTTVRGGSRLGVSSVQQIIDDGGTFEKFNNDQDEFSGRTGFKNEYQSYNLLFGWDYSTLDRPVFPNKGMSHTVDATIGLGDASYQKLVYRGNIYQPIYKDWVARGYTKLGYGNNLPFYENFYAGGYGSVRGYEASTLGPKSQSYNDAINDDVRFKDEEVGGNALVSFGTELILPMPFKGDWADQVRPVLFAEGGQVFDTTDKENRTFIDPATGDDTGVPLLTQDNKLRFSAGLGVTWYTPIGPISLSYAVPIGDKEGDETEKVQFQIGNTF
- the rseP gene encoding RIP metalloprotease RseP → MTFLLTLLAAIFVLGPLIALHEWGHYIVARLCGVRVLTYSIGFGPKLFGWTSKKSGIDYRISALPLGGYVKMLDEREGEVAKDEQHLAFNRQHPLKKIAIVAAGPIMNFVIAIALFWVLFMTPSEQLATKIGQVLPDTPAAIAQLPAGDKIVAIDGHDVQTWEGINYRLAGRMGETANISVTLQSEANNNATKTYQAPVKEFMQGAAQGKDALSSFGMIPWQPNIAPIVGDVTPDGAASRQGLKAGDRITAINDEAINDWISATRIIRDNPETLLTFSVLRNDKPIELQIMPQGKKDNLGNDYGQIGAMVAQSEIVIPDAYKTTVVYGPAESLIKSFEKTEQLAVMTVSSMGKMLSGMIGLDNLSGPITIAKVAKQSFDISWQMVLSTAALISLSLAVLNLLPIPVLDGGHIVYYLIELIRGKPLSEGVQMVGLNIGLLLLAGFMVLAIGNDISRLF
- the ispC gene encoding 1-deoxy-D-xylulose-5-phosphate reductoisomerase, which translates into the protein MVMTQRIAVLGATGSIGDSTLAILAAQPQHYDVYALSGYHRLDKLLALCQQFAPKRVGVPTAAVDEFAKRLSEAGLDIEVVGGETGLVDIATDSQTDTVVAAIVGAAGLPSTLAAARAGKRILLANKEALVMAGQVMINAVKTHHATLLPLDSEHNAIFQCLPFAIQQDNTQIHRLNHGVRKLWLTASGGPFLQQSFTQMQQASVAEAVKHPNWSMGQKISVDSATMMNKGLELIEACHLFDLPENKINVVIHPQSIIHSMVEYSDGSFLAQLGSPDMKTPIAHALSYPDRIDSGSQPLDLFALSGLEFIEPDLQKFACLRLAREAMQTGTHATIILNAANEIAVSAFLNNQIRLTDIADINEQALNEIQVSALTETADIDEILAIDNLARQHTEKLVARLV